A window from Chitinophaga filiformis encodes these proteins:
- a CDS encoding ribonuclease HII, with protein MLRSYHQKDIAFEAGCDEAGRGCLAGPVFAAAVILPPRFRNKLLNDSKQLKAAEREKLRTVVEREAIAYAVASVDNVEIDRINILQASFRAMHLALEQLKQQPGYILVDGNRFVPYGNIPHACIIKGDGIYASIAAASILAKTYRDEYMQQLHEQYPHFGWLENKGYPTQQHRDAIREHGDTPFHRKSFRLLPDEQLELDFDTPVQEYTVVKVVSPGDIED; from the coding sequence TTGTTACGTTCTTATCACCAAAAAGATATCGCTTTTGAAGCCGGCTGTGACGAAGCCGGAAGAGGATGCCTGGCCGGTCCTGTGTTTGCGGCAGCGGTTATATTGCCGCCCAGATTCAGGAATAAGTTGCTGAATGATTCCAAGCAGCTGAAAGCGGCGGAGCGTGAGAAATTGCGTACTGTAGTGGAAAGAGAAGCGATTGCCTATGCGGTGGCCAGTGTGGATAATGTGGAGATTGACAGGATCAACATTCTCCAGGCCTCTTTCAGGGCCATGCATCTGGCGCTGGAACAACTGAAGCAGCAACCGGGTTATATATTGGTTGACGGGAATCGTTTTGTACCTTATGGAAATATTCCTCATGCCTGTATCATAAAAGGCGACGGCATATATGCCTCCATAGCAGCGGCCTCCATACTGGCGAAAACCTACAGGGATGAATACATGCAGCAATTGCATGAACAGTACCCGCATTTTGGATGGCTGGAGAATAAAGGATATCCTACACAACAACATCGGGATGCTATCCGTGAACATGGCGATACGCCATTTCACAGGAAATCATTTAGATTGTTGCCCGACGAACAACTGGAATTGGATTTTGATACTCCCGTACAGGAATATACGGTGGTAAAAGTGGTTTCACCTGGTGATATAGAAGATTAG
- the rpoN gene encoding RNA polymerase factor sigma-54: MLKQTQQQKLLQKLSPQQIQLMKLLQVPTAVLEERIKEELEENPALEYGEEAHEDEFKDPQEEFNSTDAEDGDDEFEPDGSENEYDNIDISEYVSEGDDDIADYKLRDDNYPDQDENKTIPVRVETSFHEHLLSQLGMLELDDRQNSIAEQIIGSIDDDGYLRREVSAIVDDLSFSQNVATDEDEIRDLIRKIQDFDPPGVAATDLKECLLLQLKRKPQDDPGVVGAYLILENYFDEFTKKHYEKIQKGLNMSDDALKEAIGQIIRLTPKPGGNFATLNKAESYVVPDFFILNNNGKLELTLNSKNAPDLRISEGYRDMLKEYDRGDKKDKRQKEAVLFIKQKIDAAKWFIDAIKQRQHTLLSTMESIMAYQREFFLTGDETTMRPMILKDIADITQLDISTVSRVANSKYVQTEFGTFKLKFFFSESLSTDSGEEVSTREVKKILSDLIEGENKRKPLSDENLTKMLQDKGYNIARRTVAKYREQLNIPVARLRKEL; encoded by the coding sequence ATGTTAAAGCAGACACAACAGCAGAAGCTATTACAGAAATTGTCGCCTCAGCAGATTCAGCTGATGAAACTGCTGCAGGTTCCTACGGCTGTTCTTGAAGAACGAATCAAGGAAGAGCTGGAGGAAAACCCTGCCCTGGAATACGGGGAAGAGGCGCATGAAGACGAATTTAAAGACCCCCAGGAAGAATTTAACAGTACGGATGCGGAAGATGGGGACGATGAGTTTGAACCCGATGGCAGCGAGAACGAATACGATAACATTGATATATCTGAGTATGTTAGTGAGGGGGATGATGATATAGCAGACTATAAACTCAGGGATGATAACTATCCTGATCAGGATGAGAATAAAACGATCCCGGTAAGGGTGGAAACATCTTTTCATGAGCATCTTCTGAGCCAGCTGGGAATGCTGGAACTGGACGACAGGCAGAACAGCATTGCAGAACAGATCATCGGTAGTATTGACGATGACGGTTATCTGCGCCGGGAGGTGAGTGCGATCGTAGACGACCTTTCGTTTTCCCAGAATGTCGCGACAGATGAGGATGAGATCAGGGATCTTATCCGCAAGATCCAGGACTTCGACCCGCCGGGGGTGGCTGCCACTGACCTGAAGGAATGCCTGTTGCTGCAGTTAAAGCGTAAGCCGCAGGACGATCCGGGGGTGGTAGGTGCTTATCTGATCCTGGAGAATTACTTTGACGAATTTACCAAGAAGCACTACGAGAAGATCCAGAAGGGCCTGAATATGAGTGATGATGCCCTGAAAGAGGCCATCGGGCAGATCATCAGGCTCACACCGAAACCGGGAGGTAACTTCGCTACACTGAATAAGGCAGAAAGTTATGTGGTGCCTGATTTCTTTATCCTGAACAACAATGGTAAGCTGGAGCTGACGCTGAACTCCAAGAATGCGCCCGACCTCCGCATCTCGGAAGGATACAGGGACATGCTGAAAGAATATGACCGGGGTGACAAGAAAGATAAGCGTCAGAAAGAAGCAGTCTTGTTCATTAAACAGAAGATTGACGCAGCCAAATGGTTTATTGACGCAATCAAGCAAAGGCAGCATACCCTGCTGTCAACAATGGAATCCATCATGGCATACCAGCGGGAGTTCTTCCTGACAGGAGATGAGACGACCATGCGCCCGATGATCCTGAAAGACATTGCGGATATTACCCAGCTGGATATTTCTACCGTCAGCCGTGTGGCCAACAGTAAATATGTACAGACAGAGTTTGGTACTTTCAAGCTGAAATTTTTCTTCAGTGAATCACTTTCTACAGATAGCGGGGAGGAAGTATCCACCCGTGAGGTGAAAAAGATATTGTCTGACCTGATAGAAGGGGAAAATAAACGTAAACCGCTAAGTGACGAAAACCTGACCAAGATGCTGCAGGACAAAGGGTATAATATTGCCCGCCGTACAGTGGCCAAATACCGTGAGCAGCTGAATATTCCTGTAGCCAGGCTGAGGAAGGAACTTTAA
- a CDS encoding phosphatase PAP2 family protein, which yields MEQVIIPTTDNSRQEKPVFSPVLQKVAEVISYLSHPLFLPLLVTVLLVNAMPAYFVVFKQDSIRYAFDLLYIRVAFTTLFLPLFVVALCKALGFVTSFQLRSQKDRIIPYIACTIFYFWTYFAFKRQGVAPPFFNAFFLGVFIAIVIGMVANTYVKISMHTIGWGGVIGFLLMLMTGLNMNISLALMIAFLISGIVATARLILGAHTPAEIYTGFILGILSQLIAYGIAG from the coding sequence ATGGAACAAGTAATCATACCCACAACGGATAATTCCCGGCAGGAGAAGCCGGTATTTTCACCTGTATTGCAGAAGGTAGCTGAAGTGATCTCTTACCTGTCGCATCCTCTATTTCTGCCTTTACTGGTAACGGTACTGTTGGTCAATGCCATGCCTGCATATTTTGTGGTGTTCAAACAGGATAGTATCCGGTATGCTTTCGATCTGCTGTACATCAGGGTAGCATTCACTACATTGTTCCTGCCGCTGTTTGTGGTGGCGCTTTGTAAAGCACTGGGTTTTGTAACGTCTTTCCAGCTGCGGTCACAGAAGGACCGTATCATTCCTTATATAGCCTGCACTATATTTTACTTCTGGACCTATTTCGCCTTTAAGCGTCAGGGCGTAGCGCCTCCTTTTTTCAATGCATTCTTCCTGGGTGTTTTCATTGCCATCGTGATCGGTATGGTGGCCAATACCTACGTGAAGATCAGTATGCATACGATAGGATGGGGAGGCGTGATCGGATTCCTGCTGATGCTGATGACCGGGTTGAATATGAATATCAGCCTTGCGCTGATGATCGCTTTCCTGATCTCGGGAATTGTGGCTACAGCCCGGCTTATACTGGGGGCACATACCCCTGCGGAAATCTATACCGGTTTTATACTGGGTATCCTCTCACAGCTGATAGCATATGGCATAGCGGGGTAA
- the recA gene encoding recombinase RecA → MSTANTDKLKALRLTMDKIEKDFGKGSVMMMGEKGTEPMEVISTGSLGLDIALGIGGFPKGRIIEIYGPESSGKTTVAIHTIAEAQKKGGICAIIDAEHAFDSSYAQRLGVDVDALLISQPDHGEQALEIADRLILSGAVDVVVIDSVAALVPKGELEGEMGESKMGLQARLMSQALRKLTATISKTNCCCIFINQLREKIGVMFGNPETTTGGNALKFYASVRLDIRRMTQIKDGDEAVGNRVKVKVVKNKVAPPFRQAEFDIIFGQGISKMGEIIDMGVEYGVIQKSGSWFSYETNKLGQGRDAVKQLLLDNPEVAAEIEGKIKAKLAEQQAQA, encoded by the coding sequence ATGTCTACAGCCAATACTGACAAACTCAAGGCGCTGCGCCTTACAATGGACAAGATCGAGAAGGATTTCGGTAAGGGATCCGTGATGATGATGGGGGAGAAAGGCACAGAGCCGATGGAGGTGATATCAACAGGCTCTCTGGGTCTGGATATCGCGCTCGGTATCGGAGGTTTCCCCAAAGGCAGGATCATTGAGATATATGGACCAGAGTCTTCCGGTAAGACAACGGTAGCTATTCATACAATTGCAGAAGCCCAGAAAAAGGGTGGTATCTGCGCTATCATAGATGCGGAGCATGCGTTTGACAGCTCTTATGCCCAGAGACTGGGTGTAGATGTGGACGCACTGCTGATCTCTCAGCCTGATCATGGTGAGCAGGCCCTGGAAATTGCAGACCGTCTGATCCTCTCCGGAGCCGTAGACGTGGTTGTGATCGACTCCGTTGCAGCACTGGTACCAAAAGGTGAGCTGGAAGGAGAGATGGGTGAGAGCAAAATGGGTTTACAGGCACGTTTGATGTCTCAGGCACTGCGTAAACTGACCGCTACAATTTCGAAAACAAATTGCTGCTGCATATTTATTAACCAGCTGCGTGAAAAGATAGGAGTGATGTTTGGTAATCCGGAAACTACAACCGGTGGTAACGCGCTCAAATTCTACGCTTCTGTGCGTTTGGACATTCGTCGTATGACCCAGATCAAAGATGGTGATGAAGCTGTGGGTAACCGCGTAAAAGTAAAAGTAGTAAAGAACAAAGTTGCACCTCCCTTCCGCCAGGCTGAATTCGATATCATCTTTGGACAAGGTATTTCCAAGATGGGTGAAATTATCGATATGGGTGTTGAATACGGCGTCATCCAGAAAAGCGGCAGCTGGTTCAGTTATGAAACCAACAAGCTGGGCCAGGGCCGCGATGCCGTAAAGCAATTGCTGCTTGATAACCCTGAAGTGGCAGCAGAAATTGAAGGCAAGATCAAGGCGAAGCTGGCAGAGCAACAAGCGCAGGCTTAA